The following proteins are encoded in a genomic region of Triticum dicoccoides isolate Atlit2015 ecotype Zavitan chromosome 1B, WEW_v2.0, whole genome shotgun sequence:
- the LOC119332290 gene encoding E3 ubiquitin-protein ligase RZFP34-like isoform X1 encodes MDLGAEQHGCEHYTRRCRIRAPCCGEVFGCRHCHNQAKNSLEVDLLDRHEIPRHEISKVICSLCNKEQDVQQNCSGCGACMGKYFCEKCNFFDDDISKKQYHCDGCGICRTGGMDNFFHCEKCGALGVKVTAFNVLKDSHHCVERAMHHNCPVCFEYLFDSTMDISVLHCGHTIHLECLNEMRVHHHFSCPVCSRSACDMTDAWQKLDQEVAATPMPEFYQKKMVWILCNDCGATSSVRFHVLAQKCPGCSSYNTRETRGGPATAACSRV; translated from the exons atggaTTTGGGGGCAGAGCAGCACGG CTGCGAGCATTACACGAGGAGGTGCAGGATACGGGCGCCCTGCTGTGGCGAGGTCTTCGGCTGCCGGCATTGCCATAACCAAGCTAAG AATTCGCTGGAGGTGGACCTCCTCGACCGGCACGAGATCCCCCGCCACGAAATCAGCAAG GTTATCTGCTCTCTCTGCAACAAAGAACAGGAT GTGCAACAGAACTGCTCCGGTTGTGGGGCATGCATGGGAAAATACTTCTGTGAAAAATGCAACTTCTTTGACGATGAT ATCTCAAAGAAGCAGTACCACTGCGATGGATGCGGCATCTGCAG AACTGGCGGCATGGACAATTTCTTCCACTGCGAAAAATGCGGTGCGTTGGGTGTGAAAGTTACTGCGTT CAATGTTTTGAAGGACTCTCATCATTGTGTGGAACGAGCAATGCATCACAACTGCCCTGTCTGCTTCGAG TATCTATTTGACTCGACCATGGACATCAGCGTACTGCACTGCGGGCACACGATCCATTTGGAATGCCTGAACGAGATGAGGGTTCATCACCA CTTCTCGTGCCCGGTCTGCTCACGGTCGGCCTGCGACATGACGGATGCATGGCAGAAGCTCGACCAGGAGGTCGCCGCCACGCCCATGCCAGAGTTCTACCAGAAGAAGATG gtaTGGATCCTTTGCAACGACTGCGGGGCGACGTCGAGCGTGCGCTTCCATGTCCTGGCGCAAAAGTGTCCTGGGTGCAGCTCCTACAACACCAGGGAGACGAGGGGCGGCCCGGCTACAGCGGCGTGCTCCAGAGTCTGA
- the LOC119332290 gene encoding E3 ubiquitin-protein ligase RZFP34-like isoform X2 yields the protein MDLGAEQHGCEHYTRRCRIRAPCCGEVFGCRHCHNQAKNSLEVDLLDRHEIPRHEISKVICSLCNKEQDVQQNCSGCGACMGKYFCEKCNFFDDDISKKQYHCDGCGICRTGGMDNFFHCEKCGCCYSNVLKDSHHCVERAMHHNCPVCFEYLFDSTMDISVLHCGHTIHLECLNEMRVHHHFSCPVCSRSACDMTDAWQKLDQEVAATPMPEFYQKKMVWILCNDCGATSSVRFHVLAQKCPGCSSYNTRETRGGPATAACSRV from the exons atggaTTTGGGGGCAGAGCAGCACGG CTGCGAGCATTACACGAGGAGGTGCAGGATACGGGCGCCCTGCTGTGGCGAGGTCTTCGGCTGCCGGCATTGCCATAACCAAGCTAAG AATTCGCTGGAGGTGGACCTCCTCGACCGGCACGAGATCCCCCGCCACGAAATCAGCAAG GTTATCTGCTCTCTCTGCAACAAAGAACAGGAT GTGCAACAGAACTGCTCCGGTTGTGGGGCATGCATGGGAAAATACTTCTGTGAAAAATGCAACTTCTTTGACGATGAT ATCTCAAAGAAGCAGTACCACTGCGATGGATGCGGCATCTGCAG AACTGGCGGCATGGACAATTTCTTCCACTGCGAAAAATGCG GGTGTTGCTACAGCAATGTTTTGAAGGACTCTCATCATTGTGTGGAACGAGCAATGCATCACAACTGCCCTGTCTGCTTCGAG TATCTATTTGACTCGACCATGGACATCAGCGTACTGCACTGCGGGCACACGATCCATTTGGAATGCCTGAACGAGATGAGGGTTCATCACCA CTTCTCGTGCCCGGTCTGCTCACGGTCGGCCTGCGACATGACGGATGCATGGCAGAAGCTCGACCAGGAGGTCGCCGCCACGCCCATGCCAGAGTTCTACCAGAAGAAGATG gtaTGGATCCTTTGCAACGACTGCGGGGCGACGTCGAGCGTGCGCTTCCATGTCCTGGCGCAAAAGTGTCCTGGGTGCAGCTCCTACAACACCAGGGAGACGAGGGGCGGCCCGGCTACAGCGGCGTGCTCCAGAGTCTGA